TGACTCCGGATGCTTCCGGCGGCCCGTCCGGCCCGCTCACGGCGGCGGTTAACGATTCAGCTGATTCACCCATCTATCGAGGAACGATTCTTATGAGCCGCATCCAAGAGACGTTTGGACAACTGATGGCAAGACACGAAAAGGCCCTGGTGGCTTTTGTCACGGCGGGCGACCCCGACCCCGCCCGCTCGCTCGAGGTCATTGAAGCGCTCTGCGACGCCGGGGTGGACATCCTGGAACTGGGAGTGCCGTTTTCAGATCCTACGGCGGACGGCCCCGTCATTCAACGATCTTCCGGGCGAGCCCTTGCCGCCGGCATGACCCTCGCCCGCGTTCTTGAAATGACCGAAAAGATCCGCCGCTTCTCCCAAGTTCCCATCGTGCTTTTCAGCTACTACAATCCGATCCTGGCCTACGGGCTCGACCGGTTTTACCGGGAGGCCGTCGCTTCCGGTGCGGATGGCGTGTTGGTGGTGGACCTGCCGCCCGAAGAATCGGACGAGATGACGTCGCGATGGGAGGGAAACGCGCTGGATGTTATCCGACTGGTGGCGCCCACAACACCCATGGAACGCATGAAGCGCATCGCCGCGGAGGCCTCCGGCTTCCTTTACCTGGTTTCCATGACGGGCGTGACGGGAAGCGGGGGACTTGACCTGGACGAAGTGTCGGAGGTGGCCGGGTGCCTCCGATCGGTTTCTCCACTTCCCATCTGCGTGGGGTTCGGCATCTCCACGCCGGAACAGACCGCCCGTGTGGCCGGAATGGCCGACGGCGTGGTGGTGGGAAGCGCCTTCG
This is a stretch of genomic DNA from Desulfoglaeba alkanexedens ALDC. It encodes these proteins:
- the trpA gene encoding tryptophan synthase subunit alpha, which produces MSRIQETFGQLMARHEKALVAFVTAGDPDPARSLEVIEALCDAGVDILELGVPFSDPTADGPVIQRSSGRALAAGMTLARVLEMTEKIRRFSQVPIVLFSYYNPILAYGLDRFYREAVASGADGVLVVDLPPEESDEMTSRWEGNALDVIRLVAPTTPMERMKRIAAEASGFLYLVSMTGVTGSGGLDLDEVSEVAGCLRSVSPLPICVGFGISTPEQTARVAGMADGVVVGSAFERVIEDNLDDPNLAGRVGTFAGALKEATRLVG